One genomic window of Leptotrichia shahii includes the following:
- a CDS encoding autotransporter-associated N-terminal domain-containing protein produces MSNNLRQIAKDLRSFVKRCKDVHYSDSLLISFLITGLLTIAPKLHADVASEQQEVTAQTYDAITDLRQSFMRARQENERSLRGAESELAQLLKQGDQVIKSPWASFQFGTGYTNNDWGTTYRGRGGKFLEYYKRDNDLTKYVFDKDKHLYGATNLNIPRNQEPNSLTINPANIHEPYKPYVPERLDNINVPKAPNLNPDPMYARTIDTSVPTQGYTPRVASITNVNSKGAGNTSWGARNTFDIAGNFRTYDGWNHTTVNNQGPGTTSTTIANGTLHNGVNYTIKGRMSDTVYANSTSYNNWWNPETEFKAHIAYSLGTPNNGDPYYTPGYNNSSTGYDDIYDRSITSWGHWNGSYGWNYDTNVTNLRNNLYSYYLNAKTESIVGTSKTYNTLTVTTVGTPPAATYYGTSAGGTNGPAYGNATDARNWALQKTIEETVGTNWYNTNSYYNNYWSSFYMAGNGDYQSGYRDTLIYNSTGSGANLTSLTGYIGEDNPGGSFAHLNNGTYTISSVDVELYNGNSTGNAGYVLSNGSASTNTMTFSGNSIVRGWGNNNGNNIAFNIQNNAGGTSSITGPVDVVFSGNNNSVYKVNNGTLASLTITNKSGTSAVGDDKLLEYNGSITGKGRIYVKGDDNIAFDNLAYVDGGSLTLGDVQMGGNNNIIVALQNSGQSAGATGVFAGDIKIQGAMSGGNSTDKHLVYNNIAILASSGQGSGVRKSFFMGNNPVTAPAVNVTDLNVGFGKYAVNSTLVYANNGTRVNVTNTANSGTITDGYDVDTSGLTRGYGVNLGVTSENTVMGYADGEFDPSLYPNSHTTTDAVNPSTVVFDAPIDMVSRNGVAYWAKNGGYVLQGYNTTNNGHSKDIPVGTARNTRAGAYNSIIAYADGQAPHTSTLYIGPSTIKINGNIIAADNLVLNASSGWTADDRKTTYNNIGALAVNGGRVLIQGATAQTSTKEDPANVNGSLIYGMGAYAKGLGSIVEFANGTDTPFDGSTATAGAAHVVSGENGALFATDYGQIKFNGIITHQNNVGLTVNDGTDTRGGRGAAAYVGTQNDHKDKSPFYVLRVSNGNNIGSISGDEAAITFNKDTTINMYDGILLNGNAYGNKYENNINGGYAISDYHKDVNNPGSGTEGDRWKAAKYRGMSKVTTEIKSNDVVIGLVNQAKDEIKWGSGQAGTSSDFLKGVAKYAGEMAAINNTATGAYAHGHADNQYQLYTKLINSQLKIDGQDVVIEDVNTTGETQYKTSVTGTKGFNDPFNDIAMESNKITVTGASISGDATHRDKGRTDKPNYQVDNVGLAMANPLYRWNNTNQSTPVWEKTKKEDSGFYVEKGAVDIYGGSNANPVTGLLVNYGTIKIGKDASNKTGLFVDHGNGIMGTDGSVLSLEKGSEIVVNGKYKAAGYAANSSVTSRSADIAPSGKNYGIVGISDTPVSYNGTDNSVSIKHEDGVIYVEGDQATGIYARNNNNADASKVVIEYTNSTAGTTGIDVRNKDVASLDAKGIGIALVNENENYADGYTNAGGTIKLKGDDNGALASFASDATVGSATKTGAGAYTGTTLAMGGNDISTGKNGIGIYAESADITLDSKKFTVQTEDNGVGLWAMDDSHIADGANHQKTFQYNYHGANDKNGFAMAFGGKNVQVTKATNDLDIKFTNNATSPVDLAYEQAKSKVAAVNGGTYKGIAGILVNTNDGADTVTNRGNIEEDSSSKTNVRAYGAVVNKGTFVNFGKIKLNDSLDAQASTLTSEDMKKVNVGIFANSTNKLDTTITNRGDITIGDSTNNKNIGSWAIYGYNVNTDSKEDGSKSKITINRNNYGIYSGDGNVNIQQTKILVGNDTVMGHVQTTSGVSTAPGAYPIDRQNGQYSNANDLLSNLDKPRELDSAIGVYIDKGSVARNINVSADMDVDRFSYGIVMAEKNGGPATNVTIGDGTYTLDASGKVSSKTATDAPTVVLASNRTAGGQVKSTAPSNPKVPEETKEQGNAVYYYSADTASRGKSWANVTMNGDYNTAYYTKGSMDNFGTIDLRSKYDVDNNNTARGYGNVGIFSANTSAPSTNYGTITTGMSDTVNMEYSAAMAAGRNHYKTDGNFDKTTEEGYIINRGTINVKEKEGIGMFATGAGSKAINYGNIHLEGESAIGMYLDRGAIGENYGEIEGNAQSLKGVVAINGGYIKNYGKINVTGSGSYGIVTDGSRFIVDANGNPTEVLESTDPRYTSTSAVTAGQTNGKGGTDLYGGTESSIEEGTSGNPKTTGVGTTITAPDIVPITKVSVDGIDTPIFNVESDAANPGDWAKNITVSSSIQTGGTRIIDLSAKNEWGNPVWEHAYKEPLSEVTSIGMYVDTSGVRYTNPIDGIQNLPKLGKVDLYFGPEATLYTNSKAIRIGDKVDENGNVTKSNILKPFNDSLSRLPGGAKVNVLSASLTWQVLAKLDSNNQLSEIYMSKVPYHSFAYDDDKSLVNFTNNLDNIYEIAKPESAEKVIFNKLNSLGNGEGHILAQAFDQMRGHIYGGVQQRIKATSDILGGEINGLRSESNGSKDSNKFKAFGQRNEYKTDTAGMPDWYSNAGGFAFVHEDETVRLGQSSGWYAGVVNNYYTFKDLSKSYENQAMAKFGAFKSIPLDSNGTFVLSIGGDGFIGRNDMKRRFWVIDQQFRAKSSYYSYGAGLNAGLEKAFVVNDGFSIVPNLGIRAEYGRFSSIHENGDMALNVKSDDYISVKPSAGIDFRYSQPVFDNSILTAVLGFRYENEIGKLYDVENEARIVGAWTDYFGIRGDKEDKRGNFKSDLKLGLDNGRFGFNINTGYDTKGHNFKAGLGLKVLY; encoded by the coding sequence ATGAGTAATAATCTGCGACAGATTGCAAAGGACTTGCGATCGTTTGTAAAAAGATGTAAAGACGTACATTATTCTGACAGCCTGCTTATCTCTTTCCTGATAACAGGTCTTTTAACAATTGCCCCAAAACTTCATGCTGACGTGGCAAGCGAACAGCAGGAAGTTACGGCACAGACATACGATGCCATAACGGATCTGAGACAGTCCTTCATGCGTGCAAGACAGGAAAACGAGAGATCACTAAGAGGGGCAGAAAGCGAACTGGCTCAGCTGCTGAAGCAGGGAGATCAGGTAATAAAGAGCCCATGGGCATCATTCCAGTTTGGAACAGGATATACAAACAATGACTGGGGGACTACTTACAGAGGTAGAGGAGGAAAGTTTCTTGAATACTACAAGAGAGACAACGACTTGACCAAGTACGTGTTTGACAAGGATAAGCACTTGTATGGAGCAACTAACTTGAATATTCCGAGAAATCAGGAGCCAAATTCATTGACAATCAATCCGGCTAATATACATGAGCCTTATAAGCCTTATGTGCCTGAAAGATTGGATAATATCAATGTTCCAAAAGCTCCTAATTTAAATCCAGATCCTATGTATGCTAGAACAATTGATACCAGTGTTCCAACACAAGGTTATACTCCAAGAGTTGCATCAATTACAAATGTAAATTCAAAAGGAGCAGGAAATACTTCGTGGGGAGCTCGAAATACTTTTGATATAGCTGGAAATTTTAGAACTTATGATGGATGGAATCATACTACAGTTAATAATCAAGGTCCAGGAACTACTAGCACAACAATCGCTAATGGAACTTTACATAATGGAGTCAATTATACTATTAAAGGTCGTATGAGTGATACTGTTTATGCTAATAGTACTTCATATAATAATTGGTGGAACCCAGAAACAGAATTTAAAGCACATATTGCTTATAGTTTGGGTACACCAAACAATGGAGATCCCTACTATACGCCAGGATACAATAATTCTTCTACAGGATATGATGACATTTATGATAGAAGTATAACTAGTTGGGGACATTGGAATGGTTCTTATGGATGGAATTACGATACTAATGTAACTAATTTACGTAATAATTTGTATAGTTATTATTTAAATGCTAAAACAGAAAGCATTGTTGGAACATCAAAAACTTACAATACTTTGACAGTAACTACAGTAGGTACACCACCAGCAGCAACATATTATGGAACTTCGGCTGGGGGAACGAATGGTCCTGCTTATGGGAATGCGACAGATGCTAGAAATTGGGCATTACAAAAAACAATAGAAGAAACTGTTGGTACTAATTGGTATAATACTAATTCTTATTATAATAATTATTGGAGTAGTTTTTATATGGCTGGTAATGGAGATTATCAATCAGGATACAGAGATACTTTGATATATAATAGTACTGGAAGTGGAGCAAACTTAACAAGTCTTACTGGATATATTGGTGAAGATAATCCAGGAGGATCATTTGCACATTTGAATAATGGTACTTATACTATTTCTAGTGTTGATGTGGAACTGTATAATGGTAATTCAACTGGAAATGCAGGATATGTATTAAGTAATGGAAGTGCTTCTACTAACACTATGACATTCTCTGGAAATAGTATTGTTAGAGGATGGGGAAATAATAATGGTAATAACATAGCATTTAATATTCAAAATAACGCTGGAGGTACTTCATCAATTACTGGTCCTGTAGATGTGGTATTTTCTGGAAACAATAATTCTGTATATAAAGTTAATAATGGTACTCTAGCTTCTTTAACTATTACTAATAAGAGTGGTACTAGTGCTGTAGGAGATGATAAATTATTAGAATATAATGGTTCAATAACTGGTAAAGGTAGAATATATGTTAAAGGCGATGATAATATTGCATTTGATAACTTAGCTTATGTGGATGGAGGAAGCCTTACATTAGGTGACGTTCAAATGGGAGGAAATAATAATATAATTGTAGCTCTTCAAAATTCTGGTCAAAGTGCAGGTGCAACAGGTGTATTTGCTGGAGATATTAAAATACAAGGTGCTATGAGTGGTGGAAATTCTACTGATAAACATCTAGTTTATAATAATATTGCCATTCTTGCTTCATCTGGGCAAGGATCAGGAGTTCGTAAGTCATTCTTTATGGGAAATAATCCTGTAACAGCACCAGCGGTTAATGTTACAGATCTTAACGTAGGTTTTGGAAAATATGCAGTAAATTCTACATTAGTTTATGCAAACAATGGTACAAGAGTTAATGTAACAAATACTGCTAATAGTGGTACAATTACTGATGGTTATGACGTAGATACTTCTGGATTGACAAGAGGTTATGGCGTTAATTTAGGAGTTACATCTGAAAATACTGTTATGGGATATGCTGATGGGGAATTTGATCCTTCATTGTATCCAAACTCGCACACAACTACAGATGCTGTAAATCCTTCAACTGTTGTGTTTGATGCTCCAATAGATATGGTTTCTAGAAATGGAGTTGCATATTGGGCTAAAAATGGTGGATATGTTTTACAAGGATATAATACAACTAATAATGGTCATTCAAAAGATATACCTGTTGGTACTGCAAGAAATACAAGAGCAGGAGCATATAATTCAATAATCGCTTATGCTGATGGTCAAGCTCCACATACATCTACACTTTATATTGGACCTTCAACAATTAAGATTAATGGGAATATAATAGCTGCTGATAATCTTGTATTAAATGCTAGTTCAGGATGGACTGCTGATGATAGAAAAACAACTTATAATAATATAGGAGCCCTTGCCGTTAATGGAGGAAGAGTCCTTATTCAAGGTGCTACTGCTCAAACTTCTACAAAAGAAGATCCAGCAAATGTTAACGGATCTTTAATATATGGTATGGGTGCTTATGCTAAAGGTCTTGGATCAATAGTAGAATTTGCTAATGGAACTGATACACCTTTTGATGGTTCAACAGCAACAGCAGGTGCAGCACATGTAGTAAGTGGAGAAAATGGAGCACTTTTTGCAACTGACTATGGGCAAATTAAATTTAATGGTATCATTACTCACCAAAATAATGTTGGATTAACTGTAAACGATGGAACTGACACAAGAGGAGGAAGAGGAGCTGCGGCTTATGTTGGTACACAAAATGACCACAAAGATAAATCTCCATTCTATGTATTAAGAGTATCAAATGGAAATAATATAGGTTCTATTTCAGGTGATGAAGCAGCAATTACATTTAATAAAGATACAACAATTAATATGTATGATGGTATTTTATTAAATGGAAACGCTTATGGAAATAAATATGAAAACAATATAAACGGTGGATATGCAATTTCTGATTACCATAAAGATGTAAATAATCCTGGTTCTGGTACTGAAGGAGACAGATGGAAAGCTGCTAAATATCGTGGAATGAGCAAAGTAACTACAGAAATTAAATCTAATGATGTTGTAATTGGACTTGTTAATCAGGCAAAAGATGAAATTAAATGGGGTAGCGGACAAGCTGGAACTAGTTCAGACTTCTTAAAAGGAGTAGCAAAGTATGCTGGAGAAATGGCAGCAATTAATAATACTGCAACAGGAGCTTATGCACATGGTCATGCTGATAATCAATATCAACTTTATACAAAATTGATAAATAGCCAATTAAAGATAGATGGTCAAGATGTGGTTATTGAAGATGTTAATACAACTGGTGAAACACAATATAAAACAAGTGTAACAGGAACAAAAGGTTTCAATGATCCATTTAATGACATTGCTATGGAATCTAATAAAATAACTGTAACAGGAGCATCAATCTCAGGAGATGCAACTCATAGAGATAAAGGAAGAACTGACAAGCCTAATTATCAAGTCGATAATGTAGGTCTTGCAATGGCTAACCCATTATATAGATGGAATAATACTAACCAAAGTACTCCAGTATGGGAAAAAACAAAGAAAGAGGATTCTGGATTCTATGTTGAAAAAGGTGCAGTTGACATTTATGGTGGAAGCAATGCTAATCCTGTAACAGGTTTATTGGTAAATTATGGAACTATTAAAATAGGAAAAGATGCATCGAATAAAACTGGTTTATTTGTAGATCACGGAAATGGTATTATGGGTACTGATGGAAGTGTATTGTCACTTGAAAAAGGCAGCGAAATAGTTGTAAACGGTAAATATAAAGCCGCTGGATATGCAGCTAATAGTTCAGTAACATCAAGATCTGCGGATATTGCTCCAAGTGGTAAAAACTATGGTATCGTAGGAATTTCTGATACTCCTGTTAGCTATAATGGAACTGATAATTCAGTTAGTATTAAACATGAAGATGGTGTAATTTATGTTGAAGGAGATCAAGCAACTGGTATTTATGCTAGAAATAACAATAATGCAGATGCTTCAAAAGTTGTTATTGAATATACAAACAGCACAGCAGGTACAACAGGTATTGATGTAAGAAATAAAGATGTTGCTAGTTTAGATGCTAAAGGTATTGGTATTGCATTAGTAAATGAAAATGAAAATTATGCAGATGGTTACACAAATGCTGGTGGAACTATTAAATTAAAAGGTGACGATAATGGCGCTTTAGCATCATTTGCAAGTGATGCAACAGTAGGTTCTGCAACAAAAACAGGTGCAGGTGCTTATACAGGTACAACATTAGCTATGGGTGGAAATGATATATCGACAGGTAAAAATGGTATAGGTATTTATGCCGAAAGTGCTGATATTACATTAGATTCTAAGAAATTCACAGTACAAACTGAAGATAACGGAGTAGGATTATGGGCAATGGATGATTCTCATATTGCAGACGGTGCAAATCATCAAAAGACTTTCCAATATAACTACCACGGTGCTAATGATAAAAATGGATTTGCAATGGCATTCGGTGGAAAAAATGTTCAAGTTACAAAAGCTACAAATGACTTAGATATCAAATTTACTAACAATGCTACAAGTCCAGTAGACTTGGCTTACGAACAAGCCAAATCTAAAGTGGCTGCTGTTAATGGTGGAACTTACAAAGGAATCGCTGGTATCTTGGTAAACACTAACGATGGTGCAGATACTGTAACTAACAGAGGTAATATTGAAGAAGATTCATCATCTAAGACTAACGTAAGAGCTTACGGTGCAGTAGTCAACAAGGGAACATTCGTAAACTTTGGTAAGATTAAGCTTAACGACTCGCTAGATGCACAGGCTAGTACGCTAACTTCTGAAGATATGAAGAAAGTTAATGTAGGAATCTTTGCAAACTCTACTAACAAACTTGATACAACTATCACAAACCGTGGAGATATTACAATTGGAGATTCTACAAATAACAAGAATATCGGAAGCTGGGCTATTTACGGATATAATGTAAACACTGACTCTAAGGAAGATGGAAGCAAGTCTAAGATTACAATTAACAGAAACAACTACGGTATTTACTCTGGAGACGGAAATGTAAATATCCAGCAAACTAAGATTTTAGTAGGAAATGATACTGTAATGGGACATGTTCAAACAACATCAGGAGTTTCAACAGCGCCAGGGGCTTACCCTATTGATAGACAAAATGGACAATACTCAAATGCAAACGACTTGTTATCTAATTTAGACAAGCCAAGAGAACTTGACTCTGCAATTGGGGTATATATTGATAAAGGAAGCGTTGCAAGAAACATTAATGTAAGTGCTGACATGGATGTTGACAGATTCTCTTACGGTATCGTTATGGCTGAAAAGAATGGAGGACCTGCAACAAACGTAACAATTGGTGATGGTACTTACACTCTTGACGCAAGCGGAAAGGTTAGTTCAAAAACAGCGACAGATGCTCCGACAGTTGTACTGGCTTCCAACAGAACTGCAGGAGGGCAAGTTAAATCAACAGCCCCATCAAACCCTAAAGTTCCAGAAGAAACTAAGGAGCAGGGAAATGCAGTGTACTACTATTCAGCAGACACAGCATCAAGAGGTAAGTCATGGGCAAACGTAACAATGAACGGGGATTACAACACAGCTTACTATACTAAAGGTTCAATGGACAACTTTGGAACAATTGACCTGAGATCTAAATATGACGTTGACAACAACAACACAGCAAGAGGGTATGGAAACGTAGGTATCTTTTCGGCAAATACAAGCGCTCCGTCAACAAACTACGGAACAATTACAACAGGTATGTCTGACACTGTAAACATGGAATACTCGGCAGCGATGGCAGCAGGTAGAAACCACTACAAGACAGACGGAAACTTTGACAAGACGACAGAAGAAGGATACATCATAAACAGGGGAACAATCAACGTCAAGGAAAAAGAAGGTATCGGTATGTTCGCAACTGGTGCCGGGTCTAAGGCAATAAACTATGGTAATATTCATCTTGAAGGCGAAAGCGCAATTGGTATGTACCTAGACCGTGGAGCGATCGGGGAAAACTATGGAGAAATTGAAGGTAATGCCCAAAGCCTGAAAGGGGTAGTTGCAATTAACGGAGGATACATTAAGAACTATGGTAAGATTAATGTAACAGGATCAGGATCTTACGGAATTGTAACAGACGGTTCAAGATTCATAGTAGACGCAAACGGAAATCCGACAGAAGTGCTTGAGTCAACAGACCCAAGATACACTTCAACATCTGCAGTAACAGCAGGACAGACTAACGGAAAAGGCGGAACAGACCTTTACGGAGGAACAGAAAGCTCAATTGAGGAAGGAACAAGCGGAAATCCTAAGACAACAGGTGTCGGAACAACTATAACAGCTCCAGACATCGTGCCTATAACTAAGGTAAGCGTTGACGGAATCGACACACCGATCTTCAATGTTGAAAGTGATGCGGCAAACCCTGGAGACTGGGCTAAAAACATAACAGTAAGCAGCAGCATACAAACTGGAGGAACAAGAATAATTGACCTTTCAGCTAAGAATGAATGGGGCAACCCAGTATGGGAACATGCATACAAGGAACCTCTATCAGAAGTAACATCAATCGGAATGTATGTTGATACATCAGGAGTCAGATATACTAACCCGATTGACGGAATCCAAAACTTGCCTAAATTAGGAAAAGTTGACCTGTACTTTGGACCGGAAGCAACATTGTATACGAACTCTAAGGCAATCAGAATAGGGGATAAAGTTGATGAAAACGGAAATGTAACTAAGAGCAACATCCTAAAACCGTTTAATGATTCATTGTCAAGATTGCCTGGAGGAGCAAAAGTAAATGTTCTTTCTGCAAGCTTGACTTGGCAAGTATTGGCAAAACTAGACTCTAACAACCAATTATCAGAAATTTACATGAGTAAGGTGCCTTATCATTCATTTGCTTATGATGACGATAAATCTCTAGTAAACTTCACAAACAACCTGGATAACATCTACGAGATCGCAAAACCAGAAAGTGCTGAAAAAGTTATCTTCAACAAGCTGAACAGCCTAGGTAACGGAGAAGGGCACATACTGGCTCAAGCCTTTGACCAAATGAGAGGACACATTTATGGAGGAGTTCAGCAAAGAATTAAGGCAACATCTGATATTCTTGGCGGAGAAATTAATGGACTTAGAAGTGAAAGCAACGGTTCTAAGGACTCCAATAAATTTAAGGCATTTGGACAAAGAAACGAATACAAGACTGACACTGCAGGAATGCCTGACTGGTACAGCAACGCAGGTGGATTTGCATTCGTTCACGAAGACGAGACTGTAAGACTGGGACAGTCTTCAGGATGGTATGCAGGAGTTGTAAACAACTACTACACATTCAAGGATCTGTCTAAATCGTATGAAAACCAAGCGATGGCTAAGTTCGGAGCATTTAAGTCAATCCCGCTTGACAGCAACGGAACATTTGTCCTTAGTATTGGAGGGGACGGATTCATTGGAAGAAATGACATGAAACGTAGATTCTGGGTAATAGACCAGCAATTCAGAGCGAAATCAAGCTACTACTCATACGGTGCAGGACTTAATGCAGGGCTTGAGAAAGCGTTCGTAGTAAATGATGGATTCAGCATAGTGCCGAACTTAGGAATAAGAGCGGAATATGGAAGATTCTCATCAATCCACGAAAATGGAGACATGGCATTAAATGTTAAGAGCGATGACTACATATCAGTAAAACCAAGCGCAGGAATAGATTTCAGATACAGCCAGCCAGTATTTGACAACTCAATCTTGACAGCGGTATTGGGATTCAGATATGAAAATGAAATAGGAAAACTGTATGATGTGGAAAATGAAGCAAGAATCGTAGGAGCATGGACAGACTACTTTGGAATAAGAGGGGACAAGGAAGACAAGAGAGGAAACTTCAAGTCAGACTTGAAACTTGGACTAGACAATGGAAGATTCGGCTTCAATATAAACACAGGATACGACACGAAGGGACACAACTTCAAAGCAGGACTGGGATTGAAAGTATTGTATTAA
- a CDS encoding CopY/TcrY family copper transport repressor: MKESCKIDKKQHITDAEWEIMRVVWANSEVTSKFVTEVLCEKMNWKQATIKTLLNRLLEKNILKKREIGNKYIYSTDFMEKEVANSYILGTFDKICKTKVGEMIGKVIENSELSFNDLDLILKAVEEKRKTAVKEVLCDCVEGQCNCEHSGHKHI, translated from the coding sequence ATGAAAGAAAGCTGCAAGATTGATAAAAAACAACATATAACGGATGCAGAATGGGAAATAATGCGAGTTGTGTGGGCAAATAGCGAAGTTACTAGCAAGTTTGTTACAGAGGTGCTTTGTGAGAAAATGAACTGGAAACAGGCTACAATAAAGACATTGTTAAACCGACTACTGGAAAAGAATATTTTGAAAAAGAGGGAAATTGGGAACAAGTATATTTATTCGACGGATTTTATGGAAAAAGAAGTAGCTAACAGTTATATATTAGGAACTTTTGATAAAATTTGTAAAACAAAAGTTGGTGAAATGATTGGAAAAGTTATTGAGAACAGTGAACTGAGTTTTAACGACTTGGACTTAATTTTAAAGGCTGTAGAGGAAAAGAGGAAAACGGCTGTGAAGGAAGTTTTGTGTGATTGTGTTGAAGGGCAGTGTAATTGCGAACATAGTGGACATAAGCATATTTAA